CAAGCTGCCTTTTTCGGAAAGTGCCACTAAAATTTGCAGCCGGTAGCGGTCGGCAATGGCGCTGGAGGCTTTCTCAATAAATTTGCAATCCATCAGTTTAGGGGACACAAGTCCGTTTAAAACAAGAACACGGTTGCGGTACTTGTTAATAGTACAACCCGCCGGGCGGGTCCGTTCACGATGTTGTAAAAATGGGTAACTTTCTTCAAATAGTCCAGTGAATTTACGATAAGTGATTAAGAGTTAGCCACATTCCCCTACCACGGCATCTGTTTTTATTCGCGGTGTGGCCAGCCATGACTCTGCCCGGCCACACCGAACGGTTTCCTGATCATTCATTCGGGCAAAAGGCAACGGCTGCGTTTAGCCGGCACGCTATGCAAACTGTCCAACATAAAATCGGTTGAAAGCCACTGGCTTCCAACCGATCTGGTAAAACCCTACTGGTGGGTCTGGTTTGCTACAACAGTCCGTGTTAAAATTGAATCCCGACGTTCAGACCCGGCCACATCCGTACCCGCACCTGCTCATCGTCCCACCGGCGGGCAAACGTCTGGTCGTAAACAGACCACTTCACCCATTCGGTGCCGACGCTTTCACCGGTTTCAAACCCCGTCACCTGTACGTTGAAAGTCGGTGTGACGGTGAGGGCCAGGCGGTTGTGCAGCGGGAAAATAAAGCTGACCCGCGCCTGATTGAGCATATTCAGTTCGTCCCAGTAATTGCCCTCCTCCAGTATCTGGTAGGAGATGGCTTCGATGCTGATCTGGTTGCGTTTACCCATGAACTGGTTGGTTCCGATACCGTAGCCGTAGCCCCAGCGGAGGTGGTTCCACCGGCCGTTGTTGCCGGTGGGCCAGGCGGCTCCGACCGTAAAAATGTTGTAAAATTTGCGGTTGCCGCCCATTTTGTAGCCAAGGTTGGCGTGCAGCGCGTCGCCCGCCCAGACCTCGAAGCGGTGGTAGCCGTTTTTAGACAGGCTAAGCAGACCTATCTGCGCACCTTCGACGGTTTCGGCGATGTTGATCAGGCCAATCTGCGTACCGTTCACCCGCTTGGCAACGTTGGCAATCCCGGCGATCTGAACCCCTTCAACGGTTTCCGCGATGTTGGTAATCCCCGCAATCTGAGCACCTTTCACGTTGTCTCCGGCGATGTTGGCAATCCCGCCAAACTGAGCTCCTTTCATATTTTTACCGACAATGTTGGCAATCCCGGCAAACTGCACCCCGTAAAGCGGGCCACCGACCACGTTGGTAATGCCGGCAAACTGAGCTCCGTCGACTTCATTCCGAACCCCGTTGAGAATACCCGAAAACTGCGCGCCTTTCGCGTAGTCTTTTTCCAGGCTAAACAGGCTGCTGAATTCAACCCCGTCGAGCGCGGCTGCAAACCCGCCCAAGAGGTTGAGCGAAAGACGGTTGCTGACAATGGCGTTTTCCATGCCGTTGGTGCTGAGGGGCGGCACAAAGCCGATCTGAATGGGGCGGATGGGGTAGCGGTTTTGCCGCGCTTCGTTTAACTGGCTGCGCTGATCGTCGGCGTCCTGCGAAAAAGACGGGACCGTGGTGCAAAAGAGGGAGATAGCAAGTAAGAATAGCTTTTTCATGGCCGTATTCGCTGTTTACTGATGGACGGTTATATGGTTTATTGTGAATGACCGAAGGGAGTTGTTCCCCGCAACTGATCGTATGACCACCGTACTACGGCTTACCCCCATCCGCTCCGAAAAAAAATAGTTACCCGAAGCCGTCGGCTGGTTATTTTTGTGGAAAACCGCTCCTCTGCCATGAACCGCATCGACCGACTGACCGCCATCCTGATTCATCTGCAAACCAAGCGCGTGGTGAAGGCGCAGGAACTGGCCAAACGGTTCGGAACCAGCCTGCGGACCATCTACCGCGATATCCGGTCGCTGGAAGAAGCGGGTGTTCCGATCGGGGCCGAAGCCGGAATCGGCTATTTTCTGGAGGACTACCACCTGCCACCGGTAATGCTGACCCGCGAAGAAGCCACGGCTTTGTTGTTTGGGGCCAAGGTGATTGAAAAGTTTGCGGACGAGTCCATCCGGACCGAATTTGACTCGGCGCTGTACAAGATCAAGTCGGTGCTGAAACGGACCGATCAGGAACACCTGGAAGATCTGGAGCCGCGGGTCCACGTCGAAAAACGCCCCAGCACTCCGCCGTTTTCAGACATGCTGCTGGCCGATATTCAGCGGGCGATCGGGATGCGGCAGGTGCTGCAACTGGATTACCGGTCGGCTTACAAAGAAGAAACGACACTGCGGCTGGTGGAGCCGGTGGGCCTGTATCATTACGGCTCGGGCTGGCACCTGATTGCCTTTTGCCGGCTTCGGCAGGATTACCGGGATTTTCGCGTGGACCGCATCCGGAAGCTGGACCATACCGGGCACACCTATTCCAGCCAGAATCTGCTGACCCTGCCCGCTTACCTGGAGCAAATTCAGCAGAAGCAGAACCTGGAAGAGGTAATCATTTTCTTCGACCAGTACGCGGTTCGGCACGTTCAGGAAATGAAATACACGTTCGGCTACGTGTCGGAGGAAAAAGTGGAAGGCGGAGTTCGGATGAAGTTCATGACGCAGTACGTGAAAGGCATCGGGCACTGGCTGCTGATGTTTGGAAACCAGGTGCAGGTCGAAAGTCCGGAGTCACTTAAAGAAACCATGAGAGCCCTGGCCCAGGAGGTTCAGGAGCATTATCTTCAGCCCTACTGACAAACCGTTGTCACAACCGGGCGTTTACTTTGGGCGATTGTTGACCGAAACCACATTCGCTATGCAGCTCAAAGAAGCCCCATCCCTCACCACGCTGGCCTTTTCGACCCAAACCACCCTGCGCGGCTTGAACCCCTTCGTGCGAACCGTTGCCCGGCAGTTGTACCGGGAGGCCGTTCGGCTTGATCTCGAAATTACCGGCCCGATCATCTGGCAGTACGACGGCGTGGACGGTAACCCGGAAACCGTTTTTCACCTGGATATTGTGCTGCCCATTCAGGCCACTCAGGGCGAACCGGCGGAAGGGCTGGCGTTTAAAGAGCTGCCCGGCTGGAAAAGTGCTTCAACAGAACACCTCGGCCGGTGGGAGAATCTGGCGGCTACCTACGGCTCTTTCATGGGCGCGCTGGCGCAGAATGGCCATCCGATTGGCCCGCTGAGCCGGGAGGTGTATGTCAACATGGATTTTGAAAAACCGGAGAATACTATCACCCAGATTTATCGTCAACTCTTTTAAACGGCATCATCATGAAACTCAACGCAGGAATCATCACCGAAAAGCTGGCCGAAACCAAGGCGTTTTACCAGAACGTGCTGAATTTTGGCATTACCTTCGAGAACGACTTTTACGTGTTGCTGCACACCCCCAACCAGCAGGCCGAACTCAGTTTTCTGCTGCCGAACCACCCCACCCAACGGCCTGTTTTCCAGAAACCATTTGCGGGGCAAGGCGTTTACTTAACCATTGAGGTAGAGGATGTAAACGCGGAGTACCAGCGCATTCAGTCGCTGAACGTACCGATTGAAATCGAACTCCGCGACGAGCCCTGGGGCGACCGCCACTTCGCCATTGTCGACCCGAACGGAATCGGAGTTGATGTAGTGAAGTACGCCGAACCGTCCTGACCGGGATTGCGCGGATAAAACCGGGTATGTCTGGATTTCCGTATATTTGCAATTCATTTAACAAAAGTTACTTTGCCGAGACTACTGGCCATCGATTACGGAACAAAGCGCACCGGTTTGGCCGTTACGGATCCGTTACAGATTATTGCCACGGCGCTGGAAACGGTTCCGACGTTCCAGTTGCTGGAGTACCTGAAGCGGTATGTCGCGGGCGAACCCGTCGAAGCCTTCGTGGTGGGGATGCCCACCCGGATGGACGGCTCCGACACCGACAATACACCCCGCGTTAAAGCCTTTGTCGAGAAATTGAAGACGGCTTTTCCGGAGATTCCGGTGCACTGGCACGATGAACGGTTTACCTCGGCAATGGCGTTACAGGCGATGATCGCGGGCGGGACGAAAAAGAAAGACCGGCGCGAAAAAGGCAACATCGACAAAGTAAGCGCAGTGATTATTTTGCAATCTTTTATGGAATCCAGACGGTAATGATCTACCCAATTATAGCCTACGGTGACTCCGTTTTGCGGAAACGGGCGCAGGACATCGAGAAAGGAAGCATCGATGTAAAGAAATTAAGTGAAGACATGTTCGAGACGATGTACAACGCATCGGGCATCGGGCTGGCCGCTCCCCAGATTGGCAAGAGCATCCGGATGTTTGTGGTTGACGGCACGGCCCTGAACGAAGACGAGCCGGAAGAAGACAAAGATCCGAGTCTGGACGGTTTTAAAAAGGTGTTTGTCAACCCGCAGGTCCTGGAAGAAGACGGTGAAGAATGGGGCTTTGAAGAAGGGTGTCTGAGCATTCCGCAAATCCGGGGGGAAGTATTCCGGCCCGAAATCGTCAAAATTCAATACTTCGATACCGACTGGAACGAGCACGTCGAAGAATACGACGGCATGGCTGCCCGCATTATCCAGCACGAATACGACCACCTGGAAGGCAAACTCTTCACGGATTACCTGCCCCCGCTGAAACGCCAGCTGATCAAAAAGAAACTGTCTGACATCACCAAGGGAAACGTGAAAGCGGATTACCGGATGAAATTTCCGAAATAAACCCAGGGACGATGGTGTATCCGATTGTGGCCTACGGCGATCCGATTCTGCGAAAACGGGCCGAAGACATCGAAAAAGACGGCCTGGACGTCAGGAAGCTGAGCGCCGACATGCTGGAAACCCTGTTTGCCATTCCGGGCGCGGGGCTGGCCGCTCCGCAGATTGGGCAGCCCGTCCGGCTTTTCGTTGTTGACGCGCGGGCGCTGCGCGACGACGAGGAGGACGAAGAGGAAGCGCCCCAGGCGCCCGTCGGGAAAGTGTTTATCAACCCGCAATTGCTGGAAACCGACGAAGACGAAGGACTTTTCGAAGAAGGCTGCCTGAGTATGCCCGGCTTTACGGCCCGCATTTTCCGGCCGGTCAGCGTTAAAATCCGCTATTTCGATACGGATTGGAACGAACACATCGATGAATACGAAGACCGGGCCGCTTCCGTCATCCAGCACGAATACGACCACCTGGAAGGCAAACTCTTCACGGATTATTTGCCCCCGCTGAAACGCCAGTTGCTGAAGAAAAAGCTGAGCGATATTGTGAAGGGAAATGTACGAGTAAGTTACAAAATGAAGTTTTCAACGTAAAAGGAGAAGAGACGGCATCCGTTGCCCGTCGTCCCGGTTTTTTTCGTTCTGTCTGCTTCCGTTTTTCCCATGCTGCACCTGACCCTCATCCAAACCGAACTTTACTGGGAAAATCCGACGGCCAACCGCGCGATGCTGGAAGAGAAAATCTTCGCCCTGCCCGAACCGACCGATCTGATTGTTCTGCCGGAAATGTTTACAACGGGGTTCACGATGAACGCCCGCCCGCTGGCCGAACCGATGAACCTGACCACATTCCGCTGGCTCAAACAGATGGCGGCCCAAACCGGTGCGGTGGTGACGGGCAGCTACATTGTGCAGGAAAAAGGCCAGTATTTCAACCGGTTGATCTGGATGCAGCCCGACGGCAACTTCGATGCGTACGACAAACGACATTTGTTCCGGATGGCGGGCGAGGAGCTTACCTATACCGGCGGCTCGAAACGCATCGTAAAATCCTGGAAAGGCTGGAACATCTGCCCACTCATCTGTTACGACCTCCGCTTTCCGGTCTGGAGCCGCAACAATCATCTGGACTACGACCTTCTGCTCTACGTTGCCAACTGGCCCGCGCCCCGCAGCCTGGCTTGGAACACCCTGCTACAAGCCCGTGCCATCGAAAATCTGTCGTACGTAGCGGGGGTCAACCGCGTAGGCGAAGACGGCAACGGCCACCCGTATGCGGGCGATTCGTCCCTGATCGATCCAAAAGGGGAGGTGCTTTTCCGGCAGAACCAGCACGAAGCGGTTTACCAGACGACCCTGTTGCTGGACGAACTACGGGCCTACCGCGAACGGTTTCCCGCTGACCGCGACGCCGATGAATTTCAATTAATTGGCTGAAAAACGGCCTTATTTACTCAATTTTCCTGCTATCGGTATAAAAATTCAAATTATACGCACTTATCGTTAGATAGTTAGTAATTTTGCAGTTGGGTTATAGATCCCGGTTCTTGAATTAATCACCTCATACTCTCATGTCTGCATCGGTAGAAACTGCCAGTTTATTGGCAGACCGCATTATCGCGCTGGAGGAGTCGTCTACCCTGGCGAT
This Larkinella insperata DNA region includes the following protein-coding sequences:
- the ruvX gene encoding Holliday junction resolvase RuvX — translated: MPRLLAIDYGTKRTGLAVTDPLQIIATALETVPTFQLLEYLKRYVAGEPVEAFVVGMPTRMDGSDTDNTPRVKAFVEKLKTAFPEIPVHWHDERFTSAMALQAMIAGGTKKKDRREKGNIDKVSAVIILQSFMESRR
- a CDS encoding VOC family protein codes for the protein MKLNAGIITEKLAETKAFYQNVLNFGITFENDFYVLLHTPNQQAELSFLLPNHPTQRPVFQKPFAGQGVYLTIEVEDVNAEYQRIQSLNVPIEIELRDEPWGDRHFAIVDPNGIGVDVVKYAEPS
- a CDS encoding amidohydrolase; this translates as MHLTLIQTELYWENPTANRAMLEEKIFALPEPTDLIVLPEMFTTGFTMNARPLAEPMNLTTFRWLKQMAAQTGAVVTGSYIVQEKGQYFNRLIWMQPDGNFDAYDKRHLFRMAGEELTYTGGSKRIVKSWKGWNICPLICYDLRFPVWSRNNHLDYDLLLYVANWPAPRSLAWNTLLQARAIENLSYVAGVNRVGEDGNGHPYAGDSSLIDPKGEVLFRQNQHEAVYQTTLLLDELRAYRERFPADRDADEFQLIG
- the def gene encoding peptide deformylase encodes the protein MVYPIVAYGDPILRKRAEDIEKDGLDVRKLSADMLETLFAIPGAGLAAPQIGQPVRLFVVDARALRDDEEDEEEAPQAPVGKVFINPQLLETDEDEGLFEEGCLSMPGFTARIFRPVSVKIRYFDTDWNEHIDEYEDRAASVIQHEYDHLEGKLFTDYLPPLKRQLLKKKLSDIVKGNVRVSYKMKFST
- a CDS encoding helix-turn-helix transcriptional regulator; amino-acid sequence: MNRIDRLTAILIHLQTKRVVKAQELAKRFGTSLRTIYRDIRSLEEAGVPIGAEAGIGYFLEDYHLPPVMLTREEATALLFGAKVIEKFADESIRTEFDSALYKIKSVLKRTDQEHLEDLEPRVHVEKRPSTPPFSDMLLADIQRAIGMRQVLQLDYRSAYKEETTLRLVEPVGLYHYGSGWHLIAFCRLRQDYRDFRVDRIRKLDHTGHTYSSQNLLTLPAYLEQIQQKQNLEEVIIFFDQYAVRHVQEMKYTFGYVSEEKVEGGVRMKFMTQYVKGIGHWLLMFGNQVQVESPESLKETMRALAQEVQEHYLQPY
- the def gene encoding peptide deformylase; protein product: MIYPIIAYGDSVLRKRAQDIEKGSIDVKKLSEDMFETMYNASGIGLAAPQIGKSIRMFVVDGTALNEDEPEEDKDPSLDGFKKVFVNPQVLEEDGEEWGFEEGCLSIPQIRGEVFRPEIVKIQYFDTDWNEHVEEYDGMAARIIQHEYDHLEGKLFTDYLPPLKRQLIKKKLSDITKGNVKADYRMKFPK
- a CDS encoding GyrI-like domain-containing protein; translation: MQLKEAPSLTTLAFSTQTTLRGLNPFVRTVARQLYREAVRLDLEITGPIIWQYDGVDGNPETVFHLDIVLPIQATQGEPAEGLAFKELPGWKSASTEHLGRWENLAATYGSFMGALAQNGHPIGPLSREVYVNMDFEKPENTITQIYRQLF